The following is a genomic window from Pedobacter sp. KBS0701.
TATCCCCTTTGTTTCTGGCAATTCGATCTTGATACTCCTATCTTGATACCTCTCGATAGTCCTACTTAATAATTAATTTTCTTTCTAACGCATAAATCATTTTTTGAACTTCAGTAACTTTTTCAATTAATCCCGTTGAAAGAATGTCATCTAATAACCCAAGTTGATTTGATATAATTAGCTGTGTTTCCAACTCGAATGCTGAACCTTGACTAATCGTTAAAAAATATTTAAACTGGGGACCACTGCCTCTACCAGCCCCCTCAGCAATATTCGAGGCAATTGAAACTGAACATCTTTTCATTTGCGAAATCAGCCCAAACCTTTCATCACCAGGAAAAAATGATGTCGCATTATAAACTTCTACGGCTAGCTCAATAGATCTCTGCCAAACTTTTAACTCTTTAAAATTGTGCATATACTTTAGTATTAAATTATGAATACAAATACGTTTGGGGATGATTTTATAAACTGGTATACACCTATTATTCAATCTCGATACTTGATACTCCTATCTTGATACTATATTCTATAAAAGTTCAAAAATTCCTGCGGCACCCTGTCCTGTTCCTACGCACATGGTTACCATTCCATATTTCTTATTTTGTCTTTTTAATTCGTTCATGATCTGCACAGTCAATTTTGCTCCGGTACAGCCTAATGGATGGCCCAGTGCAATTGCACCTCCATTAACATTGATCACATCAGGGTTTAAATCCAATGTTCTGATTACGGCTAAAGATTGAGAAGCAAAAGCTTCATTCAACTCGATTAAATCGATATCTTCTTTTTTCAAACCAGCTTGTTTCAATGCTTTTGGAATCGCCTCAATTGGACCAATCCCCATGATGCGCGGCGGCACACCTGCAATACCGTAACTTACCAATCTGGCAATCGGTTCTGCATTTAATTCTTTCATTTTCTTTTCAGACACCACCAGAACAAAAGCAGCTCCATCTGATGTTTGCGATGAATTACCAGCAGTTACACTCCCAACAGCATCGAATACAGGTTTCAGTTTCGCCAGCTTATCTAATGTCGTATCTGCACGCGGACCTTCATCGGTATCAACCACGTAAGAACGTGTTTTCTTTTTAAGGTTTGCATCGAGGTAATTTTCATTTACGGTGATTGGCAGGATACCATCTTTTAAATGACCATTTTTAATAGCATGAATGGCTTTCTCGTGAGATTTTAACGAAAAGGCATCCTGATCTTCACGACTCACATTATATTCTTTGGCTACTGCTTCGGCGGTTAAGCCCATGCCCCAGTACCAATCCGGATTGTTTTTTGCGACCTCTGCGTTAGGCACGAGCTTCCATCCGCCAAAAGGCATTCCACTCATTACCTCTACCCCACCGGCAATGATACAATCGGCCATGCCAGCCTTAATTTTGGCAACCGCCGTAGCAATGGTATCTAAACCCGATGCACAGTAACGGTTTACGGTAACACCCGGAACTTTATCGGTATCCAGGCCCATCAGCGAAATCATACGGCCAATATTCAGCCCCTGTTCTGCTTCCGGAGTAGCGTTACCCACAATTACATCATCAATTTGTTCGTTATCTAAATTCGGAACCGACGCCACTAAAGCCCTGATTACTTCTGCGGCTAAATCATCAGCTCTTGTAAAACGGAATACGCCACGGGGTGCTTTACCCACTGCTGTACGATATCCGGCTATAATATATGCTTCCATTGTTTAGTATCTAGTAGCGAGAATTTTTAGTAACAGGTCTC
Proteins encoded in this region:
- a CDS encoding four helix bundle protein, yielding MHNFKELKVWQRSIELAVEVYNATSFFPGDERFGLISQMKRCSVSIASNIAEGAGRGSGPQFKYFLTISQGSAFELETQLIISNQLGLLDDILSTGLIEKVTEVQKMIYALERKLIIK
- a CDS encoding acetyl-CoA C-acyltransferase, whose product is MEAYIIAGYRTAVGKAPRGVFRFTRADDLAAEVIRALVASVPNLDNEQIDDVIVGNATPEAEQGLNIGRMISLMGLDTDKVPGVTVNRYCASGLDTIATAVAKIKAGMADCIIAGGVEVMSGMPFGGWKLVPNAEVAKNNPDWYWGMGLTAEAVAKEYNVSREDQDAFSLKSHEKAIHAIKNGHLKDGILPITVNENYLDANLKKKTRSYVVDTDEGPRADTTLDKLAKLKPVFDAVGSVTAGNSSQTSDGAAFVLVVSEKKMKELNAEPIARLVSYGIAGVPPRIMGIGPIEAIPKALKQAGLKKEDIDLIELNEAFASQSLAVIRTLDLNPDVINVNGGAIALGHPLGCTGAKLTVQIMNELKRQNKKYGMVTMCVGTGQGAAGIFELL